In one window of Gossypium hirsutum isolate 1008001.06 chromosome A01, Gossypium_hirsutum_v2.1, whole genome shotgun sequence DNA:
- the LOC107894910 gene encoding uncharacterized protein — protein sequence MESMLDRKIKPIQEKLDYRARAQRKQNSPSQKTESRTSRRHTSDDYSRRDFYRDTYLTRNSSRKKESFESKVFRDNERGSPSNSSYTSTKTHSRIIDRELYLNDFTSFEQNTYHADSLVLSSSCKEKMREKEIKERQEASKRENERFLNEIEKVIEKAIEKEQKGSERKERQKMIIRENEWILKEIERSKKEVEKEKECVQERKVEKESEQKESVEETIVLEEKEMKEKVDREQEKESVVSTSQFVSSSCLTSSFQVPNNPCDELQVQYFSDERCFRMIRKGKVKDKIQLQVFKDKESLEIKPRQTGLKVVGKIFDGLIYKRSPHFDLISPYSLFVVDKSILSGSMRRCSPDLFCGVKLVDDFRLNWQAQNIILHGNGSSRKTFKFDCGDYVNKLQPCAKSLNLCPSVLMNVRNFDCLFSYMHKFFWISMFEIMTHMKPLLHFLASEQTYVFKPGICYFGSICGKFKHFKFCVTNFCLIDAWLLTKGAKFKNFEYNIKSFLDHFIWLSINFLCHFKKVRPTHIFDPGIDSACPLKFNIYSVTNPFTFRDGDTLRNASCPCISLTIQFSSSKELRLYYLFEERRFTLIEKDTAQTDPHSSIHMGKQGDNVRWYPLKEGGLICDPKKFFSSKWPDLRTNCLEEGV from the coding sequence ATGGAGTCTATGCTAGATCGAAAAATCAAGCCTATCCAAGAAAAGCTAGACTATCGAGCAAGAGCTCAACGGAAGCAAAATTCACCAAGTCAGAAAACGGAGTCAAGAACATCACGGAGACACACATCTGATGACTACTCGAGAAGAGATTTCTATCGTGATACCTATTTGACAAGAAATTcgagtagaaagaaagaaagcttcgAGTCTAAGGTCTTTCGAGATAACGAACGAGGGAGCCCAAGTAACTCTTCGTATACATCCACAAAGACTCATTCACGAATAATTGATCGTGAACTCTATCTAAATGATTTCACATCTTTTGAACAAAATACTTATCATGCTGATTCACTTGTATTATCTTCAAGttgtaaagaaaaaatgagagaaaaagaaataaaagaaaggcAAGAGgcgagtaagagagaaaatgagagattcTTGAATGAGATCGAGAAAGTAATTGAAAAAGCCattgaaaaagaacaaaaagggagtgaaagaaaagagaggcaaaagATGATCATAAGAGAAAATGAATGGATtctaaaagaaatcgagagaagcAAAAAAGAagtcgaaaaagaaaaagagtgtgtgCAAGAAAGAAaagttgaaaaagagagtgagcaAAAAGAAAGTGTGGAAGAAACGATTGttcttgaagaaaaagaaatgaaagaaaaagttgATAGAGAGCAAGAAAAAGAGAGTGTTGTTTCCACTAGCCAATTTGTGAGTTCTTCTTGTCTTAcctcttcttttcaggttcctaacAATCCGTGTGACGAACTTCAAGTTCAATACTTTTCCGATGAGAGATGCTTTCGTATGATCAGAAAAGGAAAGGTTAAAGATAAAATCCAACTGCAAGTATTCAAAGATAAGGAATCTTTAGAAATCAAGCCACGACAAACAGGTTTGAAAGTTGTCGGTAAAATTTTTGATGGATTAATTtataaaagatcccctcattttgatttAATTAGCCCTTATTCTTTGTTTGTGGTTGATAAGTCCATTCTAAGTGGAAGTATGAGGCGGTGTTCTCCTGATTTGTTTTGTGGTGTAAAACTTGTTGATGACTTCCGATTAAATTGGCAAGCACAAAATATCATCTTACATGGTAACGGTTCTTCACGAAAGACATTTAAGTTTGATTGTGGTGATTATGTGAATAAACTACAGCCTTGTGCAAAATCTTTAAATTTGTGCCCATCTGTCCTGATGAATGTTAGGAATTTTGATTGTTTGTTTTCATATATGCACAAATTCTTTTGGATCAGCATGTTTGAAATCATGACACACATGAAACCTTTGTTGCATTTTCTAGCAAGTGAACAAACTTATGTGTTTAAACCTGGAATTTGTTATTTTGGTTCGATATGTGGAAAATTCAAGCATTTCAAATTTTGTGTGACCAATTTTTGTTTGATTGATGCTTGGCTTTTGACTAAGGGagcgaaatttaaaaattttgaatacaaTATAAAATCGTTCCTTGATCATTTTATTTGGCTATCTATAAATTTCTTGTGTCATTTTAAAAAGGTAAGGCCAACTCATATTTTTGATCCTGGCATCGATTCAGCATGTCCCTTAAAGTTCAACATCTACAGTGTCACTAACCCCTTTACTTTTCGTGATGGTGATACTTTGAGAAACGCTAGTTGTCCTTGTATTTCTCTTACAATTCAGTTTAGTTCGAGTAAAGAGCTACGACTTTACTATCTTTTCGAAGAGAGGAGGTTTACGTTGATTGAAAAAGATACTGCTCAAACCGATCCACATTCATCCATTCATATGGGAAAACAAG